One genomic segment of Aulosira sp. FACHB-615 includes these proteins:
- a CDS encoding DUF6464 family protein, with translation MPNQCSLITTIRQRRRNRHKLKSTRRRQITPRPYITLNIDISGLDEAFRQFKDTVTRLSETLAQPETQARISEAWQSLMNISPRVLRGMISVQRAYSRIEFTVDEACLGNSSCKFNTRSPYMQCAVNPKGDCDDCRYFESYTCSS, from the coding sequence ATGCCCAATCAGTGTTCATTAATCACAACAATCAGACAACGCAGAAGAAACCGCCACAAGCTGAAATCCACACGACGCAGACAAATAACGCCTCGCCCATACATCACTCTAAATATTGATATCTCTGGGCTGGATGAAGCTTTTCGCCAATTTAAGGACACGGTGACAAGATTGAGTGAAACGTTGGCACAACCTGAAACTCAAGCAAGAATATCCGAGGCATGGCAAAGCCTCATGAATATTTCGCCGCGCGTTCTTCGAGGGATGATTAGTGTTCAAAGAGCTTATTCAAGAATCGAGTTTACTGTTGATGAGGCTTGCTTGGGTAATTCGTCGTGCAAATTCAACACCCGATCGCCTTACATGCAATGTGCTGTTAATCCCAAGGGGGATTGTGACGACTGCCGATATTTCGAGTCTTATACTTGCTCAAGTTGA